In the genome of Candidatus Neomarinimicrobiota bacterium, one region contains:
- a CDS encoding GIY-YIG nuclease family protein gives MIASYVYIVKCADDSYYTGITNNIEKRLMEHQIGIDKSSYTFSRKPVELVFCQPFDNIISAIEQEKRIKRWTRKKKEALIEGNWEKLRDFAECLNKSSHKNFEGYPSTPLRVTKNKRMYTADQNRPRSG, from the coding sequence ATGATTGCATCATATGTCTATATAGTTAAATGTGCTGATGACTCCTATTATACAGGGATTACAAATAATATTGAAAAACGATTAATGGAACATCAAATTGGAATAGATAAATCGTCCTACACTTTTTCACGAAAACCTGTTGAATTGGTTTTCTGTCAGCCGTTTGATAATATAATTTCAGCCATAGAACAGGAGAAACGTATTAAGCGGTGGACAAGGAAAAAGAAAGAGGCACTCATTGAAGGGAATTGGGAAAAGCTAAGGGATTTCGCGGAGTGCCTGAATAAGTCCAGTCACAAGAATTTTGAAGGGTACCCTTCGACTCCGCTCAGGGTGACAAAGAATAAGCGTATGTATACGGCTGATCAGAATAGACCCCGCTCAGGGTGA